In Streptomyces sp. P3, one DNA window encodes the following:
- a CDS encoding mycoredoxin, which yields MLGTVTMYSTTWCGYCQRLKKQLEREGIAYTEINIEQDPESAAFVERANGGNQTVPTVQVVPSNGGAEVVMTNPSLAQVKQALTA from the coding sequence ATGCTGGGCACCGTGACGATGTACAGCACCACGTGGTGCGGCTACTGCCAGCGGCTGAAGAAGCAGCTGGAGCGCGAGGGCATCGCGTACACCGAGATCAACATCGAGCAGGACCCGGAGTCCGCGGCGTTCGTGGAGAGGGCGAATGGCGGAAACCAGACGGTACCGACCGTCCAGGTGGTTCCCTCCAACGGTGGCGCTGAGGTCGTCATGACGAACCCGAGCCTGGCCCAGGTGAAGCAGGCGCTCACTGCCTGA